The nucleotide window TAGAGCCGAACAGTCCGTTGGGGCCATCGGAACTGGCGGGGGTGAACCCCTCGGGTGCATTGGGCCCGGGTTGAGGGAGCCAGCGGGATCGCACCGAAGCGCAGCGGTGTGTGGATGGAGGAACCCTCCCGCGGACCCTTCAGCCCAGACCGATAATCCTGTTCTCCACCGGGCACGCCTCCCCGTGCAGGACGATTCGTCCTGCTGCAACCGCGACCGGTGAATGGGGTCGGACGAATAATAAAGGAGGGTTCTGTTCAGGTGCGGTGCAGGAGGTTGATCGCGTTGACCATCGCCTCCACCGAGGCGAGGATGATGTCGTCGCTGGACGCGCTTGCACTGATGATCCGCCCCCCCTCGTCCTCCACGGCGATGGTGACATGCCCGATGGCATCCGTCCCGCCGGAGATCGCCTCGATGTTGAACTCCTTCAGCTGGACGTGGGTCGGCAGGATCCCAAGGACCGCCTTCATGGCCGCATCCACGGGACCGTTCCCGACGCTGCTGAAGACATGGTCGCTGCCGTTCACTTTGGCCTTGATCGTGGCGGTCGGGATCACGTGGTTTCCCGTCATGACCGCGATCCCCTCCAGTTCGAGGATCTTCCGCCCATTGGTCGTCCCCATGACGCTGTCGGCGATCTCGTAGAGGTCGGCATCGGTCACGCGCTTGCCCTTGCCCGCGATGGCCTTGATGCGGAGGACGATCTCATCGAGCTCCGCCTCGGAAGGCGAGATATGGGCATCTTCGAGCATCTGCCGCACCGCATGCCGCCCGACGTGCTTGCCGAGTTTCAGCCTGCGGCGGTGCCCCACCATCTCGGGAGTGAGGATGCCGGGCTCGAAGGTCTCGGAGCAGGCGATGACACCGTGCGAGTGGATCCCGCTCTCGTGCGAGAATGCGTTGTCCCCCACGATCGGCTGGGTGGGCACGAGGCTGATCCCCGAGTATCGGGAGACCAGGCGCGAGGTCTCCACGATCTTCCGGGTCCTGATGCCTGTTGAGATGCCGTAGATGGACTCCAGCGCCATCACGGTCTCGGCGAGATCGGCGTTCCCCGCCCGCTCCCCGAGGCCGTTCACCGTGACCTGCACCTGCGAAGCCCCGCCTTCCACGGCGGCGAGGGTGTTGGCCACGGCGAGGCCGAAGTCGTTGTGGCAGTGCACGTCGATGGGTGCATCCACCTCGCCAGCGATGCGGGTGATCAGCTCCCGCATGGCACCGGGTGTGATCACGCCCACGGTATCGGGGACGTTGACGATCGTCGCCCCGCTCTCGACTGCCGCCTTCAGGACCCGGATCAAGTAGTCCCATTCCGTGCGGGTGGCATCCATCGCCGAGAACATCACCATGCCAAAGTGATCGCGGGCGTACGCAACCGTGCTCCGCGTGATCTCCAGCACCTCTTCGGCGCTCTTCTTGATGGTGTGCTCCCGCTGGACCCGCGAGGTGGGAATGAAGACGTGCACCATATCCACGTCGCAGTCCAGGCAGGTGTCGATATCGGCCTTCAGCATGCGGGCGAGCCCGCAGATGTTCGACTCGAGATCGAGGGCGGCGATCGTCTTGACCGTCTCCCGTTCGCTCTCGGAAGAGGCCGGAAATCCCGCTTCGATCGTGTATACGCCGATATCCGAGAGCTGACGCGCGATATCGATCTTCTGCGAGAGCGTAAACGAGATTCCGGGCGTCTGTTCGCCATCCCGGAGGGTGGTGTCGAAAACAGTCACATTCTTGGGTGCTCGGTTAGGGACAAAGAAGGCAATTCCCCACGTCGGTTGTCCCCGCACTCTCTGCGTTGCGAGTCATACCTGTACTGTTGATCGCTCGCGTATTTAAAAGGAGCATATCGCGACGGGCCGGACAAACGATATGTTTAATATGGCACCTGACCAACGTAATAGAGCAATACCCGCCTTAACTCAGCCTGGTAGAGTGCGCGGCTGTAGTATGGTTTACCGACAACGGAGGTAACTGCGCAGCTACCGCGATGTCCCCGGTTCGAATCCGGGAGGCGGGATATCTGCCGTGCCCAGGTAGTGTAGCGGCCTATCATGTCGGCCTGTCACGCCGACGACTCGGATTCAAATTCCGACCTGGGCGTTCCGTTACACCGTTTTTTCAGATCGGTTCTGCCGGTCCGCGCATCTGTGCCGAGCGAGATCCGAAGGATCGATTCTGCCTGATCCCCGATGCCGTTATCCCCCGCGGAAAGGGCGGATTTTCGATGGGTGCCGATCAAATCCGCCCACAGAGGATCGGGGATCGAGCCTCTCTACGGCGATGGATGCGACCCAGTGTACGACCATAGTCAGAAGGATTCCCGGTGTTGTCTCACCGCTTCGCCGCCGTGAACGCGTCGTACATGCTGTAGAGCCAGATCAGCACGAAGAAGGGGATGCCGATGACGAAGGTCGAGAGCGCGCCGAACACGACCGCTGCAGCGAACAGGAGTGCCGCCTTCAGGAGCTGGCCGGTGTAGAACTGCCCCAGCCCCGGGATGAAGAATGACAGGGCCAGTGCAATGAATGGCGAGGCCATAACCAATAATTGGCTGCCTATTCGGATAAATCCTGTTCTGAGGCTCCGTGGGATAATCCATAAAAATATCCGGTTATGCCTGAAATACGGCCATTGAATGTATTCTGCTGCTCTATCACGCAGAATAAAAATGACGGCTTTCATATAGCCCGGCACAGATGGTACTGCATATGCCTCGGCTGCCTGCGATCCTGATCAGCCTCGGTATCCTCCTGTGCGTTCTCTCTGCGGGCTGCTCCACGGACCGGGGGATCCCGGCTCCGCACACCTCTGCGCCCACGCTGAATGGCGCGCCGCCTCAGGGAATCGCCCCCAAGGAGACGGTCATGGCCGAAGTGCTCGAGCTCAAACGGTTCTATACCCCCGGGGGCGGATGCTACTACGAATCGCGCGTTGAGGTGAGGAACACCGGTGAATCCACACAGCAGAGCCTCGTCCTGCGCCTGAATTTCGTGCATGCCCGCGATGGGAGCGTCATCGATACGCGGAACATCCCCGTAGGGCCCATGAAGGCGGGAGAGAGCAAGATCTTCGGTGAAAAAGAGAGATTCGCGGGTGATTGCAATATCGATTACAGTATCATTCCCTACGTGCTGTAGGGTGCATCCCCCCAAGATCCGGGCGGAGTTCGCCGGCAGGACGCTTTCCGTTTCTGCTGCTGATGAGCTGCCGATCTCCTCCGGAAAATCCGATCCCTGATTCACCCCGTGGGCGACCCCGGGGAGATGTCAGCCGCCCCACGAACCAGAAACGGGGGGGATTCGCGTGAAGATTTTTGCTGCAGCATCTGCGCAGCGGAAACGTCAGGTCTGGCTGCAATTCTTCGGATTTCCCGGACAAGCGAATCCAGCCCTGCCCGCCTCGCTTGAGAGCGGCGCACACGGGTTGAAGTTCAGACTGCCGTCATCGCTGCGGGTTCTCCCTCACCCGCGATCCTTACAGGGGGGCGAAGCGGCGAAACGCTCGGGAACAACCACCGCTCTCCAGCTATTCTCCTTCGCCGCACCCGGACAGATCAGTACCCGGTGGCGACCGTCTGCGCTCTGGCCGGGATCTTGCGGATCCCTGCGGTGGCTGGCACCGTCAGAGGAACTCGATGCTGGGCCCCCCGCTGCTCTCGTCTGCCGGAGGCGGTCGATATTCTGCGCTTTCCCGCACCGAACCGTCGGATGCCATGCAAGGCAGGCCGGAAGCGTACCCAACCGCTTCGTTGCGCTCCTCCCCGATCTGCTTCAGGGAGGTGTATATCCTCCCCCAGCGGATGAGGATGACGAGCGCCAGGATATCCGGTACCCCCAGATGGTGCGCCTGCGAGAGCTCCGAGATCTGTCTGAGGGTGATGCTCTCGGGATCCGGATACCTCCTCTCGATCTCGTTCAGCACCTGCGCAAGAGTGCGAAACTCGTCGATCTCCTTCCTCTCCATACCATCTCTACCGTATGTGCCTGGTCCCCTTCAACCCAGCGATCGGGATCCGGCCTCGCGAATTCCGATTCCGGGTTTCCCGGGCAGGTGCACAGGTTAATCGGCTCAGGAAAGGGATCGGGGGATCGGATGGCGGCGGCGATTCGGTACGTCGTCGGCATCGTCATCCAGCCCGGGCGGGCGCAACCTCGTCCGGAACATCCTCTACGATGGTCCGATCCTGGCAGGCTGGGCATATGCGGACTTCAAACCTCTCCAGCAGGTCCAGCTGGAGGCGGGCTCCGGTCTTCACCGCACGGCTGCCGTTCGCTGACGATCTGGCTGTCGAGAGCGCCGATCACACTGCCCTCGATCATCGTACCCTTCAGCGGCATCGCGAGCAGATCCCTCCGGGCGGTCCTGTGGGGGTTCCCGCGCTCTCCCGTCGAACCCGGGACATGCTGATCCTGCATTCGATCTCCCCGGATCGGGAGGGTCAGCCTACCTTATCGCAATGCCCGCGGCCTGCATCCCGGGGAGAAGCTTCCTCAGGCCCGTGACGGCCGGTGCACGGAACCGCAGGGGGAAACATCCGCGGAGCCCTCGCGGTCGCCGTGGCAGCCGTGGACGAGGCGATGGAGGTCATCCCCCTCGTCCCGGGAACGGTCTGGGGTGCTCGCGGCCGATCTCTCCCTCTGCTCGAACATTGCGGGAGCGGGGATTCATGTCTGCCGTATCCTCGGCCTGCATCGCACCAGCATGCGTCCTCGAGCGGTGAATCGATCCATGATCCGGCATCATCGCGATGGTGCACGTGTGCAGGACTTTTTATCCGCGGGCGCCCCACCAGATGTGGGAGATCCTAATGAACCGCGACACCGAAGCGGACGAAGATCCGCAGACCGGAGAGCGGGATCGCCATGTTGCCGCACTGCTGCAGTCCGCCGACCCTGCCGACAGGATCGCTGCCGCCCGCGTTCTGGGTGCGAGCGGGGATACGGAGGCGATCCCCCACCTCCTGGCCGCGTTTTACGACCCCGTAAAAGAGGTCAGAGCGCATGCATCCGCGGCGGTTGCTATGCTGGGCGCGGCGGCCGTGGGCCCTCTGATCGGCATGCTGCAGGAGCCGAACTGGATGGCGCGCTACCGGGCCGCCGAAGCCCTCTCGCGGATCGGGGACATCTCCGCAGTAGAGCCGCTGCTTCGTGCGCTCGACGATCCCATCGATCACGTGCGGTACATGTCGGCGAAGGCGCTCGGGATCATCGGAGATGCCCGTGCCTTCGAACCGCTCCAGAGAGTTCTCCGGGACGAGAATGAGTTCGTCCGCCGTAGCGCTGCTATCGCCCTCTGGGCGATCGGGGGCGGGAAGGCCCGTCCGGCACTCGCGGAAGCGCTCCGTTGCGAGGAGTGTGAGGAAGTGCGGCAGACGCTTGCAGAAATCCTTGACGTTCGAGGATCGGGGAGATAGCGCTCTCTTTTTGCCCATCCGCCAGTCCGTCCCGTTGCGCTGCACGGCATCCCCCTCCCGGCCGGTCTGCCGCCCCTCTCCTGCAGTCCTCCGTTCGAATCGGCATCCGGACGGTGGGCGTGGGCGGCTGCCTGTTGCGAGACGCGCATCGCACCTCGGTGGATCGTGACACATCAATGACCCCCGCCAGCGGATGGCAGGGTATGTGCTTTGGCAGACGGTGATCGGGGGCATCTACTTTATATTCATCGCATCGATGAATCTGCATGGTCGGAATGAATATCTACGGCAGCGATGAAAATTTCTCTATACGATAATCGAGAGTTCCGGTGCTCCCCCGTGTCCTGTTCGAGAGATCGCACGATGGCAATTCCGCAACCGCATCACCATGGGTCCAGCACACGGATCGGAAGGGTTCCATGGACTCGACGGTAAGCCTGGTTGTGACACTGTCTTTCGTATACGGCTGTACGAGTGGCGGTATCACGGCGATGCTGAACGATATTCGCTGGAAAGCCGCTGATATCCTCTGCCTCGCTGCATTTCTGGTCCTGCTGGACATCCATAACCCCTTCGCGGAGGGTGGCGTGATTCTTCCTCTGTTCGATACCCTCGCCCTGTATCTCTCCAACAGCATCCTGCCGTACCTCCTGGGAGACGCCCTCGTAACTCTTGCGCTCGTGCTTCCCCGGAAGGATGGACGTCCCGGATGAGAGCAGACCCGATCGGCGGGACGACTCCTAGCGGATCGGGGGAGCGGTGTTTTCAGTCAGCAAAACGGTGCAGCCCGTAGCGTCTCGCGCAGTCCATGGCGTACAGGTACTCTGCTGCCGTGATGGGCCGCTGGATCTGCGCCAGGTAGGGATTGCGCCGCAGCTCCTCTTCGGATACCGGGCGGACGACGCGATACTGGGCCATGACGTTCACGTAGGAGTCCCTCGATATCTCCTCGGCGATGAACCGCATCACGAGTTCGCTCCCGGCCAGATTGGCCGGGAGCACCAGGTGGCGGATGATGAGGCCCCGCACTGCCAGTCCGCTCTTGATAACGAGATCCCCCACCTGGCGGTGCATCTCTTTCAGGGCTGACTGCATCCGTTCCGTATAGTCCCGCGCCCGTGAGAGTGCCCATGCCACATCGTCACGACCGTATTTCGCATCCGGCATGTAGATGTCGAAAACACCATCCAGGAGCTTCAGGGTTTCCACGGAATCGTATCCCCCGCTGTTGTAGACCAGGGGCACGGACAGCCCCCTGGATGCGGCGATGTCGATCGCCCGCAGGATCTGTGGCACGTAGTGTGTGGGGGAGACGAAGTTGATGTTGTGGCAGCCCCGGTTCTGGAGATGGAGCATGATATCGGCGAGTTCTTCGCAGGATATCTCGAAACCCCCGCCGCACTGGCTGATCTCGTAGTTCTGGCAGAAAATGCATCGCATGTTGCAGTTCGTCAAAAAGATCGTGCCGGACCCGAATCTTCCCACGAGGGGAGGCTCCTCCCCGAAGTGAGGGCCGTAACTCGAGACCGTGGGACGGGCCCCGCTGCGGCAGAACCCGAGCTGGCCCTCCCTGCGGTTCACGTGGCAGAGCTGAGGGCAGACGGTGCAGTCCCGCAGCATCTCCCAGGCAGCATCGGCACGCTCCTTCAGTTCTCCGCCGGCATGCAGGTCGGCATACCCGGGCATCGTCTCCTCCGGCATCGGCAGACACCTCGTCCCGAAACGGAAATATACTTTCTCATTTCTGGAATAGAAGAGAGCAAACCCCCGCGCAGGATCCGCGAGGGTTCTCCCCGAATGCGGGACCGCCCGCTCCTCACTTTTTACGGCACACAATATCCAGGATTCCACGATGGATATTGTACATGCTCCGGTCAGGATCGATCTCGCAGTCGATATCGATGATCGTCTCTCCGTCCTTCTCCCGAATCGTGATCGACCTCGGTCCTATCTCCACGCAGGCATCTCCGTCGTCGGGATCGATCTCCGTAGTGATGTAGATGCACTCGTCGGTCTCAATCGTCTCGTAGGGAACCTCGCTGTCCTCCCCTTCCTGCGGTGGCTGGAACACACGCGGTGCTTCTCCCGGCCTGGCGATGATCGTATAGTGAACCACGTGGGACGATGCCTGGGCAGGGATGTTTTTGAGGATATCCTCCATCATCCTGGTCAGGTTCCTGAATATCTCGTCGTAAGGATTATCTGGCATGGATACCACGTACGCGATAGTGTGTGCCTCTTCTCTCCACTATGCCCCGGTGGATGAGTCTCTCCAGCGCTTCCTGCAGTTCCGGCGGCGATATTCCGGTGCATGCCAGAAGTTCGTCCTCGGTGAGATCGTACTGGGCAAGGGCGAATATCAGGTCGAGCTCTCTCTCATTCACCAGTACATCGTTACTTGACCTGATGATATCATTAATTTTCAGTTCGATCTCCCGCTCCAGCCTGTCCAGCATGGAGATCATCTCCTCCCGTGCGGCAGACATCCTGCGGAGCGTGGCCAGAGAGCGCATGAATTCGAGTTCCAGCGCCGTCTCCTCCGGCTGCGCTCCCCCATCGCTGCGGCTCTGGAGATTGACCACCACCTCGATATCGGTGAGCAAGTAGTAATACTTCCTCCTTCTGGCATCGGATCGGCAGGAGATGATCCTCTCCTGTTCCATCAGGTGCAGGTGCTCGATGACCGCCTTTGGGCTGAGCGTGAGCTGCTCGCAGATCTCGGTGACAAAACAGGGTTTCTGCCTCAGCAGCTCCAGGATCCGCCGCCTGTTGCGATTCCCCAGGATATCCAGCAGGCGGGACTTTTCCACCCCGTTTAACATCTTTACCTAATGTTAGTGTTTTGTATATAATAGTATTATCCTGATGGGTTCTGGTGCGTCCTAGTGACTTTTGATAGACGCACCGGCGTTAATGCGTGGCGAGACTAAAAAAAATCGGACACAGATTGAGGGAGTTCGGGAAGAGGGGGAATAGGTATCAATCGCCCGTCTCGGCTCAAGCACTTTTTTTTGGGAGGCATTACAGGATAGAATATCGCTCCCCTTGTGCTCACGGAATGTCCCATGCCGTGTTCTTCCCCTTCACCTCTATCAGGATTGGAGAATTGCTACCAGACGATCTTTTCCGCCTTCAATATAGGCCGACACAAGATTATAGCTCTTTTTACAAGGAGAAAAATAGTCTGAAACCCCGATTATGGTGTCTGTGAAGGTAATTCCACTAGATGGTATCAAGGGTCATATGGTCAATGCGTCTGAAGAACGGCTCCGGATAGCGCATTCCCCTCGTAAATACACCCCTTATGGGAATAAAAATTGCGTAGGAACGGCTCTGTCGAACTTCTCAACAGGAGGAGCCTGTGTACGGCTCTCGGGTGTTCTCCGGGGAAGGGCCTCTCTCCTACTGCCCCATCGCGCGACAGAGAGCATCCTGCCCGGTATTCCCCGTCCGATACAGGCCTATCGCACGAGTCCCCCCCCTCGCCGAGGGGAGAGGTGAATGCGGATCATCCATGGGTTATCCGCGGGATGGGTGGAAATTACGCCGGGGAGCGTCTCTCCAGAGCCTCAGGAACTATCATCACATCCCCAGATGTCAGGGATTATGAAAGGAGAAGAGGCCGTTATTTACGTGCTGCCAGTTCAATCATCGTCATCCAGCGGTTCCCCGGGAGGTCAATCGGGATCTGCGCCACCCGTGCCGGTGTCAGACCCCGATCCGCTGATGGGGGCGGATGCAGTTGTAGTAGATCCGCATCCCGGCAGCGAACTCCTGCGCCCTACAGGGTGAATCTAAGCCCCGCACCACATTCGTCCGCTCTTGGAACGTCCCGTTCAGCCGCTCAAGGACATTGTTGTTCGGCTTCGCCTCGAAACCCTTCAGCCGGACGTGCGGGTCCTGGACGAAGGCGGTGTGGTCGCAGAACTCCTGATGGCATCCTTGTTGGCCTGCAGACCATCGGTAACAATCAGATCCAGGCGCTGGTTCGCTGTTGCCTTTGCCTGACGGAGTGCCTTCTTCGCATCCTTCACGAACGCTCTTCGTTACGGGCCAGGCGATGGGGGGATATCGGGTCTTCTCATCCATGACGGTGCGGATCCACGGTCGTACCGCTTCTCCCCCGCCCTCTCGATGAAATGCGGCAGCCCGTCGGGGAATCAGGGGTTCGGGACGGTCCTCGTCTCCTTCTTCGACCACTTTTCCGGAAGGCACGGGATCCTTCGTGATCTGACGGGATCCCTCCGGCACCGGTGCAGGGGTGAGAATCCGCGGGATCGGTCAGGAAATTAATCCGCGACCTGTTATCGATGATGGTTCCATCGAACCTCATCCGCCTTCGGATCTACCCCGAATCCAGCCGTCCAGCGCCTCTCTCCCCCGCCCCATCGGAAGGCTCCCGGGGTGTTCCGCGGTTATCCAGACACGGAAGGGAGCCCCTTTGACCCCAAATTATATATATGCCGCCGGTTCAAATCCCCTCCGATAAATAGGAGATGCATCGGATGGCATTACGGGAAGAGGTCATTGAAAAGATGTCTGCACTCATCACCGCAGCCTTCGGACTGGTGGCGGCTCTCGCCTGGAACGAGGCGATACAGGCGATCTTCACCGAGGTCTTCGGGGAGGCGGGGAACATTCCCGCCCAGCTGGGGTACGCGATTCTCGTCACCATCATCGCAGTCATCGCGACGATCTGGATCGGGAGAGCTGCTGCCAGAGCAAAGGGATGATACGGGAGCGGTTGCCTCAGGGCCGACTGCATCGAAGGCCCGTGCGGCATGTATGCCCTATTGGAAGAGGCGGTAGTTGGGTGCCTCGTCGGTGATCAGAATATTGTGCGGGTGGCTCTCGCTCACCCCTGCACTGGTGACGCGCAGGAATCGGGCCCTGCTGCGGAGTTCCCCGATGGACGAAGAGCCGGTATAGCCCATCGCCGATTTCAACCCGCCGATGAGCTGGTAGACAACATCGGATACGGGGCCGACGTAGGGCGTGATCCCCTCCACGCCCTCGGGAACGAATTTTGTTCTCCCGATCTCCTTTCTCTGGAAGTAGCGATCCCCGCTCACCCCGCCGCTGATGACCCCTAGCGATCCCATGCCGCGGTACTGCTTGTAGCGCCGCCCCTGCATGATCACGAAGCGCCCCGGTGACTCGTCCGTGCCGGCGAACAGGCTGCCGATCATCACGGACTCGGCGCCGGCCGCCAGCGCTTTCGCCACGTCCCCGCTGTAGCGGATGCCGCCATCCGCGATGATCGGCACGTCGAACCCGGCAGCCACATCGGCCACGCAGGCGATCGCCGTTATCTGCGGCACGCCCACCCCAGCCACGATCCGCGTGGTGCAGATCGACCCGGGACCGATTCCCACCTTCAGACCGTCGGACTCCGGCAGCAGCGCCTCCGCCGCCTCCCGGGTGGCGATGTTGCCGGCGATCACGTCGGCCTTCGCACTCTCCTTGATGTCCCGCACCGCCTTCACGACACGCATGTTGTGCCCGTGGGCGCTGTCCACGACGAGCGCGTCGACCCCGGCCTCGTCGAGCGCCATTGCCCGCTGGAAGTCGTGAGGGCCCACCGCTGCGGCAACGCGCAGATTCCCCTTCGAATCGCGGTTTGCCAGCGGGTAGCGCCGAATCTCCAGGATGTCCTG belongs to Methanomicrobiales archaeon and includes:
- a CDS encoding 2-isopropylmalate synthase, with the translated sequence MTVFDTTLRDGEQTPGISFTLSQKIDIARQLSDIGVYTIEAGFPASSESERETVKTIAALDLESNICGLARMLKADIDTCLDCDVDMVHVFIPTSRVQREHTIKKSAEEVLEITRSTVAYARDHFGMVMFSAMDATRTEWDYLIRVLKAAVESGATIVNVPDTVGVITPGAMRELITRIAGEVDAPIDVHCHNDFGLAVANTLAAVEGGASQVQVTVNGLGERAGNADLAETVMALESIYGISTGIRTRKIVETSRLVSRYSGISLVPTQPIVGDNAFSHESGIHSHGVIACSETFEPGILTPEMVGHRRRLKLGKHVGRHAVRQMLEDAHISPSEAELDEIVLRIKAIAGKGKRVTDADLYEIADSVMGTTNGRKILELEGIAVMTGNHVIPTATIKAKVNGSDHVFSSVGNGPVDAAMKAVLGILPTHVQLKEFNIEAISGGTDAIGHVTIAVEDEGGRIISASASSDDIILASVEAMVNAINLLHRT
- a CDS encoding HEAT repeat domain-containing protein → MWEILMNRDTEADEDPQTGERDRHVAALLQSADPADRIAAARVLGASGDTEAIPHLLAAFYDPVKEVRAHASAAVAMLGAAAVGPLIGMLQEPNWMARYRAAEALSRIGDISAVEPLLRALDDPIDHVRYMSAKALGIIGDARAFEPLQRVLRDENEFVRRSAAIALWAIGGGKARPALAEALRCEECEEVRQTLAEILDVRGSGR
- a CDS encoding radical SAM protein, whose product is MPEETMPGYADLHAGGELKERADAAWEMLRDCTVCPQLCHVNRREGQLGFCRSGARPTVSSYGPHFGEEPPLVGRFGSGTIFLTNCNMRCIFCQNYEISQCGGGFEISCEELADIMLHLQNRGCHNINFVSPTHYVPQILRAIDIAASRGLSVPLVYNSGGYDSVETLKLLDGVFDIYMPDAKYGRDDVAWALSRARDYTERMQSALKEMHRQVGDLVIKSGLAVRGLIIRHLVLPANLAGSELVMRFIAEEISRDSYVNVMAQYRVVRPVSEEELRRNPYLAQIQRPITAAEYLYAMDCARRYGLHRFAD
- a CDS encoding CS domain-containing protein; amino-acid sequence: MPDNPYDEIFRNLTRMMEDILKNIPAQASSHVVHYTIIARPGEAPRVFQPPQEGEDSEVPYETIETDECIYITTEIDPDDGDACVEIGPRSITIREKDGETIIDIDCEIDPDRSMYNIHRGILDIVCRKK
- a CDS encoding ArsR family transcriptional regulator, whose translation is MLNGVEKSRLLDILGNRNRRRILELLRQKPCFVTEICEQLTLSPKAVIEHLHLMEQERIISCRSDARRRKYYYLLTDIEVVVNLQSRSDGGAQPEETALELEFMRSLATLRRMSAAREEMISMLDRLEREIELKINDIIRSSNDVLVNERELDLIFALAQYDLTEDELLACTGISPPELQEALERLIHRGIVERRGTHYRVRGIHAR
- a CDS encoding DUF5654 family protein encodes the protein MALREEVIEKMSALITAAFGLVAALAWNEAIQAIFTEVFGEAGNIPAQLGYAILVTIIAVIATIWIGRAAARAKG
- the guaB gene encoding IMP dehydrogenase, whose translation is MFTEKLNAPVAITFDDILLQPAESHLEPNEADVRSRFSRNIWLNIPLVSAAMDTVTESPMAIALARQGGIGVIHRNMTAEREVQEVKYVKQAENLIEKNVLTVGPEATVADVQRLMDEHGISGVPVIEHGKIVGIVSRRDVRPISPKRERESIRKVMTRDPITADPSITMENALETMYAHKIERLPVVDRESRLIGIITMQDILEIRRYPLANRDSKGNLRVAAAVGPHDFQRAMALDEAGVDALVVDSAHGHNMRVVKAVRDIKESAKADVIAGNIATREAAEALLPESDGLKVGIGPGSICTTRIVAGVGVPQITAIACVADVAAGFDVPIIADGGIRYSGDVAKALAAGAESVMIGSLFAGTDESPGRFVIMQGRRYKQYRGMGSLGVISGGVSGDRYFQRKEIGRTKFVPEGVEGITPYVGPVSDVVYQLIGGLKSAMGYTGSSSIGELRSRARFLRVTSAGVSESHPHNILITDEAPNYRLFQ